The window TATCTGCTGAAACTCTGGATCGCTTGCTGACTCTTTCAAAACTTGCTGGGCACCCTTGAGTTCATCTTGAACCGACTTCCACAGGTCATAGGTGTTAACAACATCTTCTAGGGACGATCGTAACTTCGCCACCCGCTGAAACTCACTCGGATCAGAAGCAGTATCAGGATCTGCCAACCGCCGAGTTAGGTCGTTAAAGGTATGCTCAACAGATTGTAGTTTCTCTAGTAAATAAGCCTCAGCCATAACAACGCCTCAACAGCGTCAACGATAGTAGTCTAAAGCACTAACGACGTTTCCTCTTGCCACCAGATTTCTTATCATCTGCTGGGCTAGCATCTCCCTCCATCATGCCGTATTTCCGCAGGAAGCGTTCCACACGACCTTCAGTATCAATAATCTTTTGGGTGCCTGTGTAAAATGGATGATTACCTGACCAAACATCAACATCTAATCTGGGTCGCGTAGAACCTACCTTCATCACCAGTTCACCATTACAATAAACCTCCGCCTCTGGGTACCATTGAGGGTGAATGTCAGGTTTTGGCATAATTAGCTCCTTGTAGTCGTTTGTTGCCAATAGTCAATCATCGTATGGAATAGGCAGTGTAGCCAACCCGCTTGATAAATAGTGCAGTGAGAACAGGACTGGCGTAAATGCCTGTGGATCAACGCTTAGAGTATTGAGGTGCTTTCCGGGCTTTCCGCAAGCCATATTTGCGCCGTTCCTTAGCCCGGGGATCACGAGTTAAATAGCCTTCCACCTTCAAGGGCTTCCGATTCTCTGGATCCAACTCACACAACGCTCTTGCTACACCCAACCGGATAGAATCTGCCTGTCCCGTTAGACCACCCCCATGGGCGTTGACCAGCACGTCGTACTCGTTCTCTAGCCCTAGAGTTTCCAACGGAGCCTTGGCGGCAGACAGATAGGACGGGTTAAACTGCAAGTACTCATTCCCCGGCCTGCCGTTAATCACGAGTTGTCCAGTACCAGGAACCAGCCTAACTCTGGCCACTGAAGACTTACGACGACCTGTTCCCCAATATACAACCCGGTTTGACTGATCTGTTGCCTGCATCCGCCTTGCTCTTCAATAAACTCAACACTACTTGTAGGTGCGATCTGCTATTGTAACAGCTTGCTCATAGAACTGCTAAACAATCTCTTGCTAAGGAATGGTCTGAATTTTCAGCTCTACAGGTTGTTGCGCTTGATGGGGATGATTAGGCCCCGCATAAACCTTTAGCTTTGTGAATAACTGGCGACCCAGGGTGTTTTTGGGTAACATGCGCTGGACAGCCAGTTCAATAATCCGTTCTGGCAGACGAGCTTGTAACTTGGTAAAGTTCTCTACTTTCATGCCACCTGGTCTACCAGAATGCCGACGATAGACTTTTTGGCTACGCTTTCTGCCCGTTACGGTTACTTTTTCAGCATTAACTACAATCACAAAGTCGCCAACATCAAGATGGGGAGTGTACGTTGGCTTCCGCTTGCCTCTTAAAATCATGGCAATCTCTGTAGCAAGACGACCAAGACGTTGATCAGCAGCGTCAATGACGTACCAATTGCGCTCTAGAGAATCCTGCGATGGCAGGTAGGTTTTATTCATGGGTAACTCCCCCTTGCTTTACATTAAATA of the Cyanobacteriota bacterium genome contains:
- the rpmE gene encoding 50S ribosomal protein L31; the encoded protein is MPKPDIHPQWYPEAEVYCNGELVMKVGSTRPRLDVDVWSGNHPFYTGTQKIIDTEGRVERFLRKYGMMEGDASPADDKKSGGKRKRR
- the rpsI gene encoding 30S ribosomal protein S9 codes for the protein MQATDQSNRVVYWGTGRRKSSVARVRLVPGTGQLVINGRPGNEYLQFNPSYLSAAKAPLETLGLENEYDVLVNAHGGGLTGQADSIRLGVARALCELDPENRKPLKVEGYLTRDPRAKERRKYGLRKARKAPQYSKR
- the rplM gene encoding 50S ribosomal protein L13, which codes for MNKTYLPSQDSLERNWYVIDAADQRLGRLATEIAMILRGKRKPTYTPHLDVGDFVIVVNAEKVTVTGRKRSQKVYRRHSGRPGGMKVENFTKLQARLPERIIELAVQRMLPKNTLGRQLFTKLKVYAGPNHPHQAQQPVELKIQTIP